Sequence from the Parvicella tangerina genome:
TTATCCGTGTAGAAATTCGTTGTATCACTTACCTCTTCCTCTTGAATATTATTGAGGGTGTAAGTGTATGCAAAGAAATCCTGATAAGCTCTAACCTGATTTCCTAAGTTTGCAGTTAATCCAATTTGGTAACTGATGTTTTTGTTGATCCTTTCGTAATAATGTAGGCCATAGTCCATTGAAAAACCTCTGATCAACAGTTTATTCTTCACATGAGAGTTGTAAAAAGTAGCATCCTGAAATTCAATTTTTCTATCACGTTGAATGGTTCCAAACAAAAACGAAGCGTTCACGCCAATTGAAAGTCGAATACTATCACCTCTATTTATCAATTGCTGTCCCGCACCTATAAATAAGCGATTTACACTACCCATTCCAGCGTAATTATAGGTAATTGTATCTCCCTCGTTTGGATCAAATTCATTAATATCATAACCTGTTGTTGAATAGGGCATTAAACCAAAAACCACTCCCGTTTTCTTAGCAACGGGTAGCAAGAGGGCAAAATTTCTAAGCGCAACCGTTGTTTGATTATAGGTGCCTTTATCTGATTTCATGAAACTCGCCTTCCCCATTACTCCACAATCAAATACAGGCGTATGTTTCAATACACTTGCATAGGTAGCAGGATTAGATACATTTATATGGTGAAATTCCGCTAATCTCACTTGAGTAAGGTCACCTTCTTTGGCAAGCGCAACACTTGAACCTCCTAAACCAATGTAAGGAGATGTGATCATGGGTACTTGCTCACCAATGCCAAATCTGGTATAAGGAGAACTGTTTTGATCCTGACCAAAATAGGTCATCGTCCATAAAACAGTAAAGAAAGTGAGTATATTACGATTTAACATTATGGTCCAAAATTTCATTTAATCCTCTTAGCGTTAGCCAGCGGTCTGCAAAGATGCTATTTTTTTGTGAAAATTCCATGTTTTGCAATACTTCCATGTCACCACCCGTAATGATTATCTTAAGATTTTCAAATCGTTGCTCAAGATGCATTATTGTTGATTCAATCTCATTATTCATCCCCATGTAACAACCTGAATGAATTGAAGTTAATGTATCTACACCCATACTCACTGGTTCAATTTCATCTGGCTTCACTAACGGTAATTTATCCGTAAAAGTGTGTAAAGCTTCGAACCTCATATTTAGTCCAGGAGAAATGACACCTCCAATATATTCATTTGAACTATTCAAAACATCAAACTTTAAGCAAGTGCCAGCATCAATTATTAAACAGTTCGTTTCATTGAATAAATGGTAGGCTCCTACTGCGTTTGCCAAGCGATCTTTCCCTAAAGTTTCAGGTGTTTTATAATTGTTGACAATTGGCAGAGGTGTATGTTGATCCAGTACAATAGGATGTTCAGTTTGAGCTATCACAAACTTTGTTAAATCTTCATTCGCAACGGAAGAAATGATGGTGTGATCAACCTGATGCGAGTGAATTGCACGCTTAATTTCCTCTTTTTCGTTTTCCGATATGGTCACCTTGACAAGTTGATTATTCTCGAACCACGCCATTTTTATTTTAGTGTTCCCAATATCTACAATTCGGTGCATCATTGTTGATGATAATTACCTAGTTTCTCCTGCATAAATCTAAGTAAATAAGGGTAGAACCTAAAACTACTTGATTTGGCAAATTCCACGAAATATTCTTCTCCTGTTTCGCATGGATCAATCGTAGCGTCTAACATGAATTTCTTTCCATTGCTGGCCAAAAGTAATTTACTATGATAGTTTAACGTGTCTCCACCAGAGCAGTATAGATCATAGATTACACTGATTTCGCCAATCGTATCCCTATCTATATCCGTCAATTCAATGGATGGTAAAGAAAAACTTGCTTTCGGAGTTTCTTCGCATTCACCAAAGACATCTGTAAACTTTCTGATAAGTTTTAACTCATCATCAACCCGTAAAAAATGGTAGAAATACAGGTATTTTTTGTAAGTCGATAGCGAATCTGAAAGTGATTTAAAAATAAGTTCACTTCGAACCACAACGTTATCTCCTATTTTATCTTTCCACTGGTAGGCATCAATCAAATCTCCCCAAACAATAGTGGTATCCAGCTTTTCTCGAAACGGATAGAAATCGAGTTGCAGAAGCGCATTAGGACTAGGATCATAATACAGTCGTTGTCTTTTTTCTACATTTCTTTTCACGCGTACTTCAAAAATGAAATCTTGAGGAGGTAATTCAGAATTCTTAGCTTGATCACTTAACGCAACAAAATCCTCGGGAAAGTTAAAATGATTCCATTCATCCGCATTTTTAATCAAAGACAACGCATACTGTTTTTTTTCTGTAGTGTCGTAAACAATGATACTTACGGACTTACTGCTAGATGACCAGGCATCTCTAATCGAAAAATAATTATCTACGTCCAGCGATAGTTGCCAAGTGCTCTCCGTTGTTTTGTTTTGTCCTGAAGCAACACCACAAAAAGCAAATTCTAGCAGAACGATAAATACTAAAGGGTTTCTGATAAAATTAAACGAGATTAATTCTCTTGTACAATTCATCTTTATAGGATCCACCAATTGGAATAATCTTTTTGTTGTCCTCAAGAATGATGTTTGGTGCTTCAATTTGCGCAATCTTATCTAATCTAACAATATAAGAACGATGAACACGCAAGAAATGCTCTGAAGGCATTTTCTCTTCAATATCTTTCATTGTGCTATGGATCGTGTATCTCGCTGAAGCTGCATTGATCACAACATAATCTTTTAAGGCCTCGATAAAGTAGATATCTTTTGTGTTCAACTTGATCAATCTGGATTTACTCTTTACAAAAATGAAATCCGTTGAGTCTTTATTCTCAACTACACTGTAGAGCATATCTCTTTCCTTGAGAACTTCAAGTTCCTTACCGTGCTTATACAAAGCCATTTCAATAGAAGTATGCAAGTCTATCTCTTTAAATGGTTTGATAATGTATGCATAAGGTTCAGTTACTTTTGCCTTCGAAAGCGTATTCTCATCAGCGTATGCTGTCAAGAAAATAATAGGAATATTATACTTTTCTTTTATTTCCGCAGAGGCTTCGATACCTGTAATATCACCTTTTAACATGATATCCATCAAAATGATATCGGGGTTTTTCTCTCCCGCCAGTTCTATTGCTTTTTCTCCAGTAGCAGCAGCTCCAACAACATTATAGCCTAGTTTTTTCAAACTATACTGAATGTCCTTTGAAACAATACTTTCATCTTCAACAACTAAAACATTTATCTTGCTCATGCCTTTCTAGTTAAGGGGTAATATAAATCAATCAGATTGGTTCATTTTCTCAAAGGTAAGTAAATATTTGGTTCCTTCTTTGCTTTTCAACTCCAAAGTACCATCCAATTGATCTGTCAATGTTTGAACTAATTGGAGTCCTAAAGAATTTGTTTCATCAATTCTAAAGTCCTTTGGGAGCCCTATTCCATTATCTTCTACATGGATAAAAATGACATTATCACGTTCATGAATTCGGACTTCTAATTCTGGATTATCAATACCCACAAAAGCATATTTCATGGCATTGGTCAGTAGCTCATTCAATATTAATCCGCAAGGAATGGCTTGATCTAAGTTAAGGTTAACTGCTCCCAGATCTGTTTTTAACATGACATCCTTATCCGGTAGCAAAAAGGTATGAACCACATTGTTAATCAAGTTATTCAGATAGTCTGAAAAATTTACTTGAGAAAAATCTTTAGATCGATAGAGACTCTCGTGAATAAAAGACATCGATTTTACCCTGTTTTGGGATTCTCTCAGAATATAGAGGGTATTTTTATCCTTGACATAAGAAGACTGGAGGTTTAAGATGCTTGATATCACTTGCAAATTGTTCTTTACTCGGTGATGGACTTCTTTCAATAAAACTTCTTTTTCTTGCAACGATTTAGTAATCTCTATTTCTGCCTCTTTTTTATCCGTAATATCCATTGCCATCAAAGCAATATCGTAAGCAGATTTACCCTCTACTGTTATGGGACTTAAAAAAGTCTCTATCCAAACCTCATTACTTTTAAGGCTCTTGAGAATTCCTTCAAATTGTGTAGGATAGCCTTTTGTAGCTTTCTCATAATACTCCTGAAGACCTTCTTTAACCTGATCACTGACGGAATTAATCAAAATATCCATAAAATTCATCCCTATCTTGAGTGTGATACCTAAGTGATGCTGTATAAACTCTTCTAGTTTAGTATTAAAAGCAGTGAGATTATACTTACTATCCAAGGTACACATGATCACATCAGATTTATTCTCAAAAATAGATTCTAAGTGTGATGTTTGTTGAACGATCAACTCCTGATATTCTTTTTCTTGCGTAATATCTCTAATAATATCTCTACTACCTACATATTTATCCCCCTCATAAATAGCCGTACTGGATAAGTTAACATGTTTTACGCGTTCGCCATTTTTAACTCTAAACTCAACATTGACAATGCTACCCTTTTGTCTGAATTCCTTACTTCTTTCTTTGACATAATCGAGATCATCATCATGCACAAAATCAAATAATTGCTTACCTATACAATTGGAGCTATTAAAGAGTTTTTTTGCAGCATTATTCAGGTCCAGAATCTTATTGTTATTATCTACAATAACCAATGCATCGCCAAGGTTCACGAAAAGATCACGATATTTTTTCTCGCTTTTAATGAGTTCTTCTTCTGCCTTTTTCAAATCGGTTATATCTCTTGATATCCCCATATATCCTATGTGATCACCTTTTTTATTTCTCATCACGGCACAAGACAAGAAACAAGTGAACTCTGAACCATCTTTTCTTTTATTGGTTACCTCACCAATATAAAACCCATCCGTTGATAAAGATTGGGAAATATTTTGAAACTCCTCTTTGTTCGCATATATGTCTGCAGCATTAAGGGTTAAAAATTCTTCCCTAGAATACTTAAAAGCATAACAAGCTGAAGGACTCACTTCTGTAATGTTATTTTCTAAATCAGACGAAATGATAGTATCAATAGAACTATTAAAAACACTTTTACTGATTTCCTGAGAGGTTTCTAGTTTTCGCTGAGTTTCTTTATGTTTTTCAATTTCTTGTTCTAACAGTATATTGGCTTCACTCGCTAGATTTGCTCTCAATTGCTCTTTTGCAAGATCTTCTTGCAACTGGTAGTCTGAGACAATCGTAGTCGTAATTTGTTGATCATGATATTTTGTTTCAAAAGATTCTAGAACGAATTTATGCCAATTATTATTCTTTGATTTTCTTGAAACAATAATAAATTTCCCTTTTTCAGGATGAGTAATATGTTCTTCAATTTTCTCACGATCCTGTTCTGAAAAAAAAGACGCAATGTGCTTGCCTCTGTACGAAGTAACATCTTCTTCCTCATTCAACTCCTGAAAACTTCTATTAGTGCCAATTATTACACCATTCAGATGAATTACAATGCCATCAGGTAACTGATTATAGATGGCTTCGTAAGTCTCCATTGACTCATTAAGTTCTTTCTCTTTAGAAATGTCTTTAACTGAAACTAGAATGAAATCTTCATCACCAAATTGTATTAAAGAAAACTCGAAAGAAGCGTCAAAAGTGTTAT
This genomic interval carries:
- a CDS encoding type III pantothenate kinase, whose amino-acid sequence is MMHRIVDIGNTKIKMAWFENNQLVKVTISENEKEEIKRAIHSHQVDHTIISSVANEDLTKFVIAQTEHPIVLDQHTPLPIVNNYKTPETLGKDRLANAVGAYHLFNETNCLIIDAGTCLKFDVLNSSNEYIGGVISPGLNMRFEALHTFTDKLPLVKPDEIEPVSMGVDTLTSIHSGCYMGMNNEIESTIMHLEQRFENLKIIITGGDMEVLQNMEFSQKNSIFADRWLTLRGLNEILDHNVKS
- a CDS encoding M949_RS01915 family surface polysaccharide biosynthesis protein, with the translated sequence MNCTRELISFNFIRNPLVFIVLLEFAFCGVASGQNKTTESTWQLSLDVDNYFSIRDAWSSSSKSVSIIVYDTTEKKQYALSLIKNADEWNHFNFPEDFVALSDQAKNSELPPQDFIFEVRVKRNVEKRQRLYYDPSPNALLQLDFYPFREKLDTTIVWGDLIDAYQWKDKIGDNVVVRSELIFKSLSDSLSTYKKYLYFYHFLRVDDELKLIRKFTDVFGECEETPKASFSLPSIELTDIDRDTIGEISVIYDLYCSGGDTLNYHSKLLLASNGKKFMLDATIDPCETGEEYFVEFAKSSSFRFYPYLLRFMQEKLGNYHQQ
- a CDS encoding response regulator, yielding MSKINVLVVEDESIVSKDIQYSLKKLGYNVVGAAATGEKAIELAGEKNPDIILMDIMLKGDITGIEASAEIKEKYNIPIIFLTAYADENTLSKAKVTEPYAYIIKPFKEIDLHTSIEMALYKHGKELEVLKERDMLYSVVENKDSTDFIFVKSKSRLIKLNTKDIYFIEALKDYVVINAASARYTIHSTMKDIEEKMPSEHFLRVHRSYIVRLDKIAQIEAPNIILEDNKKIIPIGGSYKDELYKRINLV
- a CDS encoding PAS domain S-box protein is translated as MIKYFQNFFEFSGYAYFLLDSTTLEIVDVNPKSLEVFRLKDRSEVIAKPFYEVSTCDFGNHVDQITIVNFKKLIRKEQGYAYQQKVRLTQNNTFDASFEFSLIQFGDEDFILVSVKDISKEKELNESMETYEAIYNQLPDGIVIHLNGVIIGTNRSFQELNEEEDVTSYRGKHIASFFSEQDREKIEEHITHPEKGKFIIVSRKSKNNNWHKFVLESFETKYHDQQITTTIVSDYQLQEDLAKEQLRANLASEANILLEQEIEKHKETQRKLETSQEISKSVFNSSIDTIISSDLENNITEVSPSACYAFKYSREEFLTLNAADIYANKEEFQNISQSLSTDGFYIGEVTNKRKDGSEFTCFLSCAVMRNKKGDHIGYMGISRDITDLKKAEEELIKSEKKYRDLFVNLGDALVIVDNNNKILDLNNAAKKLFNSSNCIGKQLFDFVHDDDLDYVKERSKEFRQKGSIVNVEFRVKNGERVKHVNLSSTAIYEGDKYVGSRDIIRDITQEKEYQELIVQQTSHLESIFENKSDVIMCTLDSKYNLTAFNTKLEEFIQHHLGITLKIGMNFMDILINSVSDQVKEGLQEYYEKATKGYPTQFEGILKSLKSNEVWIETFLSPITVEGKSAYDIALMAMDITDKKEAEIEITKSLQEKEVLLKEVHHRVKNNLQVISSILNLQSSYVKDKNTLYILRESQNRVKSMSFIHESLYRSKDFSQVNFSDYLNNLINNVVHTFLLPDKDVMLKTDLGAVNLNLDQAIPCGLILNELLTNAMKYAFVGIDNPELEVRIHERDNVIFIHVEDNGIGLPKDFRIDETNSLGLQLVQTLTDQLDGTLELKSKEGTKYLLTFEKMNQSD